Proteins found in one Haloferax litoreum genomic segment:
- a CDS encoding anthranilate synthase component II yields MTRILVVDNYDSFAYNLVQYVGEFADEVDVYRNDALTTEDIRNIDPDGIVISPGPGTPADAGISIPTFRDLDYPTLGVCLGHQSLCAALGAHVGHAPEVVHGKPSLVEHDGKGVFTGLPDRIEVGRYHSLAVELDDIPDELVVTAYTVGDESGGDTKSAVGADDTQVVMGVRHREKPHVGVQFHPESILTESGKAIVRNFVALAAGESPVADTWQAREANHE; encoded by the coding sequence ATGACGCGCATCCTCGTCGTCGACAACTACGATTCGTTCGCCTACAACCTCGTCCAGTACGTCGGCGAGTTCGCAGACGAGGTGGACGTGTACCGAAACGATGCCCTGACGACCGAGGATATCCGCAACATCGACCCCGACGGAATCGTCATCTCACCCGGTCCGGGAACACCCGCCGACGCGGGCATCTCTATCCCCACGTTCCGTGACCTCGACTACCCGACCCTCGGTGTCTGTCTCGGCCACCAGTCGCTCTGTGCGGCCCTCGGTGCCCACGTCGGCCACGCGCCCGAAGTCGTCCACGGAAAACCCTCGTTGGTCGAACACGACGGCAAGGGCGTCTTCACCGGCCTCCCCGACCGAATCGAAGTCGGGCGCTACCACTCACTCGCCGTCGAACTGGACGACATTCCCGACGAGTTGGTCGTCACCGCGTACACGGTCGGTGATGAGAGTGGGGGCGACACCAAATCGGCCGTTGGTGCCGACGACACGCAGGTCGTGATGGGCGTCCGCCACCGCGAGAAACCGCATGTCGGCGTCCAGTTCCACCCCGAGAGCATCCTGACCGAGTCGGGCAAAGCCATCGTCCGCAACTTCGTCGCTCTCGCCGCGGGGGAGTCACCAGTCGCGGATACGTGGCAGGCGCGGGAGGCGAACCATGAGTGA
- the pabB gene encoding aminodeoxychorismate synthase, component I → MTAPTVVTDRDDFRATAASAPDGARVPVEVRVRVSDPFDAYRRSRRDAGGFFYETTGGQSGWGAFGVKPVERLAVGADAVSRDDTAPTLAALEGLVDAETLVRGECDVPYPCGLFGWLSYDVARELESLPDHTTDDRHLPHLQLGVYDLVASWEEPRTDDGDDTLLRITCCPRTPTDSDFGEVYDTARERALGLAEDAVDGTPRPVEAPVASHEAQFESECGREVFADRVRAAKQYIHDGDTFQANLSQRLVAPAAVHPVDAYAALRAVNPAPYSGLLELPGLDLVSASPELLLRIDGERLVTEPIAGTRPRGATPEEDQRLEADLTTDEKERAEHAMLVDLERNDLGKVSEYGSVDVTEYRRVDRYSEVMHLVSLVEGRRREGTTLADAIAAVFPGGTITGAPKPRTMEIIDELESTRRGPYTGSMFAIGLDDSAVLNIVIRTLVRYRDEYHLRVGAGIVHDSDPNSEYDETLAKARALVTAIDEALGERAKMTVGADR, encoded by the coding sequence CCTTCGACGCCTATCGGCGTAGCCGACGGGACGCTGGTGGCTTCTTCTACGAGACGACCGGCGGCCAATCCGGGTGGGGCGCGTTCGGCGTCAAACCCGTCGAACGTCTCGCTGTTGGCGCAGATGCCGTCTCCCGAGACGATACCGCGCCGACGCTCGCCGCACTCGAAGGACTCGTCGACGCCGAGACACTCGTTCGTGGCGAGTGCGACGTTCCGTATCCCTGTGGCCTGTTTGGTTGGCTTTCGTACGACGTGGCCCGCGAACTCGAATCCCTCCCCGACCACACGACCGACGACCGACACCTCCCGCACCTGCAACTCGGCGTGTACGACCTCGTCGCCTCGTGGGAAGAACCGCGGACCGACGACGGTGACGACACGCTCCTTCGAATCACCTGCTGTCCCCGAACCCCCACGGATTCGGACTTCGGCGAAGTGTACGACACGGCACGTGAGCGTGCGCTGGGACTCGCAGAGGACGCAGTGGACGGAACTCCCAGACCGGTGGAAGCGCCTGTCGCGTCTCACGAAGCGCAGTTCGAGAGTGAATGCGGGCGCGAAGTGTTCGCCGACCGCGTTCGCGCGGCAAAGCAGTACATCCACGACGGCGACACCTTCCAAGCGAACCTCTCGCAGCGACTCGTCGCACCTGCGGCGGTTCATCCTGTCGACGCCTACGCGGCCCTCCGTGCCGTCAATCCGGCACCGTACTCGGGACTCCTCGAACTTCCCGGCCTCGACCTCGTGAGTGCCAGTCCCGAACTACTCCTTCGAATCGACGGCGAGCGACTCGTCACGGAACCCATCGCCGGAACCCGTCCCAGAGGGGCGACACCGGAGGAAGACCAGCGACTCGAAGCCGACCTGACGACAGACGAAAAAGAGCGGGCCGAACACGCCATGCTCGTGGATTTGGAGCGAAACGACCTCGGAAAGGTCTCCGAGTACGGGTCGGTCGACGTGACCGAGTACCGTCGTGTCGACCGCTACTCCGAAGTCATGCACCTCGTCTCGCTCGTCGAGGGCCGGCGGCGCGAAGGCACAACGCTCGCCGACGCCATCGCGGCGGTGTTCCCCGGCGGGACCATCACGGGTGCGCCAAAGCCCCGGACGATGGAGATTATCGACGAACTCGAATCGACCCGTCGCGGCCCATACACCGGGAGCATGTTCGCCATCGGACTCGACGACAGCGCGGTGTTGAACATCGTCATCCGGACGCTCGTTCGCTACCGCGACGAGTACCACCTCCGCGTCGGCGCGGGCATCGTCCACGACTCCGACCCGAACAGCGAGTACGACGAGACGTTGGCGAAGGCACGCGCGCTCGTCACTGCAATCGACGAGGCACTCGGCGAACGCGCGAAGATGACTGTGGGTGCAGACCGATGA